The following is a genomic window from Effusibacillus pohliae DSM 22757.
TCTTTTTAGGCCTCGGGGTCGATCCCCCATAAAAAACACAACCTTCCTGTCCTGCTTGGTTTCATATTCGCTTATGGACGCCGAAAAGTAAATCGCTTTGGAGGACATTTTCATAATCATGTTGTGCCCCGCCAGGGGCATGGGGGTTTAAACTTTGAATAAAAATCGAGTTTTTTACAATCTCATGGTCATTTGTATCCAGATCAGCTATTACAAAAATAATTGTACAGCAACTTATGCCCCCGGCGGATCAGCCGCCAGCCACGTCTACCGCTTTTTGGCCTGCGAACCAAGGTAGCCTTCACATGCTTCACATGCCCAAGGGTGGTGGCTTAAGCTTTTCGTTTCGCTTGACTTACTGCACCCTCCGGGTCCAAATGCCAAAACCCCGCTCGCGTTGTGTGAGCGGGGTTTTGCAATATCGCCTGATTGCGGCCTGCTATTTGCGATGTTTGATCGTCGCCTGGGCGGCTGCCAGTCTGGCGATGGGCACGCGGAACGGGGAACAGGATACATAGTTCAAACCGGTCTTGTAACAAAACTCGATCGAGCTTTTCTCTCCCCCGTGCTCGCCGCAAATGCCCAGTTTCAAATCGGGCTTCACACTGCGGCCGAGCTGCTCGGCCATCTGGATCAGTTTGCCGACCCCGGTTTGGTCGAGCACGGCGAACGGGTTGTCGGGCAACACTTTGTGCTGCACGTACTGATGCAGGAATTTGCCTTCCGCATCGTCGCGTGAGAAACCGAACGTCGTCTGCGTCAGGTCATTTGTGCCGAACGAGAAGAAGTCCGCCTCGGTCGCAATTTCGTCGGCCGTCAGGGCGGCGCGCGGAATTTCGATCATCGTGCCGATCGTATACTCGAACCGCTGGCCGGTTTCTTCCATCACCTGGTTCGCTTTTTCCACCACGAGCTCGCGCATGATCCGCAATTCGTTGACATGGCCGACCAGCGGAATCATCACTTCCGGCCGGGCGTCAATCCCTTCCTGCCGCAATTTGGCGGTCGCCCGGAAAATCGCCACCACCTGCATCTCGTAGATTTCCGGGAAGGTCATGCCCAGACGGCAGCCGCGGTGTCCGAGCATCGGGTTGAACTCATGCAGGGCGCGCACTTTCCGCAGCAAATTTTCTTTTTCGCGAATCTGTTCACGGTCTGCATCTTCCTGCATGCGCAGTTTGGTCAATTCGACCAGCAACTCCTCCAGGTTGGGCAAAAACTCGTGCAGCGGCGGGTCCAGCAGGCGAATCGTCACCGGCAGACCTTCCATCGCCCGCAGGATGCCTTCAAAATCCCCCTGCTGCATCGGCAGCAGCTTGTCGAGCGCTCGTCGGCGTTCTTCATCCGTTTCCGCCAAAATCATCTCCTGCACGATCGGCACCCGGTCGATCGCCATGAACATGTGCTCCGTCCGGCACAACCCGATTCCCTGTGCGCCAAACTCGCGCGCCTTCAAAGCGTCCTCCGGATTGTCCGCGTTGGCCCGCACGTCGATCTGCCGGACTTCATCCGCCCATTCCAACAACTGCTTGAACTCAGGCGACAGCACCGGATCGATCAGCGGCACTTCCCCCAGCAGGACACGGCCGGTGGCGCCGTCAATCGAGATCCAGTCGCCTTCCTTCACCACGTGGTCGTCAACGGCAAACTGTTTCGCGCGCAGGTCGATGCGCAGCGATTCGCAGCCGCAGATGCACGGCTTGCCCATACCGCGGGCGACTACTGCCGCATGCGAAGTCATCCCGCCGCGCGATGTGACGATCCCTTGCGCCGCCACCATGCCGTGAATGTCTTCCGGCGTGGTTTCCGGCCGCACCAGGATCACTTTTTTGCCTTCGCCCGCCAATTTATCGGCCAGGTCGGCGTCAAACACCACCTGCCCGGACGCCGCCCCGGGCGAGGCGGGCAGCCCTTTGGCGATCACCTGCAATTTTGCATCCGGATCGATTCGCCGGTGCAACAGCTGGTCCAATCCGTCCGGATCGACCCGCAGCAGTGCCTCTTCCTTGCTGATCAGTCCTTCCGCCACCAGGTCGACCGCGATTTTTACGGCTGCCGGTGCTGTCCGTTTGCCGCTCCGCGTCTGCAGCATGTACAATTTTCCCCGTTCGACGGTAAACTCGATGTCCTGCATGTCCTTGTAGTGTGCTTCCAAACGGGCGGCAATCTCTTGAAACTGCTGGAAAATCTCGGGCATGATCTCTTTCAGCGCGGAGATCGGCTGCGGCGTGCGGATTCCCGCCACCACATCTTCCCCTTGCGCATTCACCAGAAACTCCCCGTACAGCTCTTTTTCACCCGTGGAAGGATTGCGCGTGAACGCCACGCCGGTGCCCGAATCGTCCCCCATGTTGCCGAATACCATCATCTGGACGTTGACGGCCGTTCCGAGATCGTCCGGAATCTTGTTGATCCGCCGGTAGACGAACGCGCGCTGGTTGTTCCACGACAGGAACACGGCTCGGATGGCCCGGTCCAATTGCACAGACGGATCTTGCGGAAAATCGTCCTTCGTTTCTTTCCGCACCAGTTCCTTGTAACGTGCGATCACATCCTGCCAGTCTTCCGCCGTCAATTCGGTGTCATGCCGAACCACTCTCGTCTCTTTCACCTGATCGAGAATCTGTTCAAAATGATAATGATCGACCCCCAGCACCACATCGCTGAACATCTGGATGAAGCGGCGGTAACAGTCATAGGCGAAGCGAGGATTGCCGGTCAGTTCGGCCAGCCCCTTGACCGTTTCGTCATTCAATCCGAGATTGAGGATCGTGTCCATCATGCCGGGCATCGAAAAAACGGCCCCCGACCGAACCGACACCAGCAGCGGATTGGCGGGGTCGCCCAATTTTTTGCCGACCCTTTTTTCCAGTTCCGCCAGCGCGGCGTCGATCTGTTGCTGAATCTCCGGCGAAATCGTCCGGCCGGCACTGTAGAACGCGTTGCACGCTTCCGTCGTGATCGTGAACCCTGGCGGGACCGGCAGTCCGGCCCGCGTCATCTCCGCCAGGTTCGCTCCTTTTCCGCCGAGCAGCGATTTCATGTCGGCACGTCCTTCATCGAACAGGTACACGAATTTTTGGTTCATCAACCTCTTCCTCCCCCGCGTTTCAGAATGTCCATCACAATGTTGGCCGTCTCTTCCACCGCTTTGTTCGACACGTTAATAACGGGACAGCCGATCTTGCGCATCAATTTTTCCGCGTAATCCAACTCTTGCAAAATCCGGTCGAGATTGGCATAGTTCGCCTGCGCCTTCAAACCGAGCGCCTTCAGCCTCTCTTGCCGGATGAGGTTCAGTTCGTTCGGCGAGATCGTCAGGCCGATGATTTTTTTCGGAGAAATCTGGAACAGTTCTTCCGGCGGCTCCACCTCCGGGACCAGCGGGACGTTGGCGCATTTGATCCGCTTGTGGGCCAGATACATGGACAGCGGCGTTTTCGATGTGCGGGACACCCCGATCAGCACCAAATCGGCCCGCAACAGACCGCGCGGGTCTTTGCCATCGTCATATTTGACCGCGAATTCGATCGCTTCCACCCTGCGGAAATAGTCGTCGTCCATTTGGTGAACAAGCCCCGGGCGGCGCTTGGGTTCGAGTTGAAACACATTCTGAAACGCATCGAGCATCGGCCCCATAATGTCCACCAAATAGACGTTTTGCCGTGCCGCCTCTTCCAGGATAAACTCCCGCAGGTGTGGCAGCACAAGAGTGAACGCGACAAATCCGTTCACTTCCTTCGCCGCTTGGATCACTTCTTTGATCGGTTCTTTGTCGTCCACATACGAGACGCGGCGGATTTCCACCCGCCCCCCGTCAAACTGGCTGGCGGCAGCTCGCACCACAAATTCGGCCGTTTCGCCGATCGAATCGGATACCACGTACACGATCGGTAATTGTTCCTTCACGCTTCCATTCCCCCTCCAACACACTCCCATCAAAGTGACACGATTCTACTCCCACAAAAGCGACGCGGATTCTCCGCAGCATCTTCCGAATCCTTGCGCCAAGTCGTGCTTTGATGGAGCAGCGAATCAAGTTATTGAGATCTTGTCAGATTTCCCGGTTGCTTCCGAGTTCCACGAAGATTTTGGTGACGGTTGTTTTGGTAAAGCGCCCGATCACTTCGTACTCCTTCCTGTCCGCATTCAGGACTTTCACCACAGGCAGCGAATCGATCGCGTTGTCCACCAGTTTTCTGGCCGCTTCGTAGACGTTGTCCTCGCCTGTGACGGTGATTACGTTCGGCATCCGGGTCATCACGAGTGATACGGGTATCGCGTGGGTCTCCTGTTTACCGATCGCCACTTTCAACAGATCCTTGCGGGAAATCACGCCGGCCAGAATCCCATGCTCCTTGACCACGGCCAAATTCCCGACATCCTCCACGAACATCGTGACAATCGCGTCATACACGGTCGCGCTCTCCGGGATCACGACCGGCACTGCCTTGTGGTCCTTGACCAGCATTTTGCGCAGTTGTTCGCCAAAGATTTCGCTCGATTTTTTTCCCGCATAAAAATATCCGACCCGCGGCCTCGCTTCCAAAAAGCCGGCCATCGTCAGAATCGCCAAATCAGGGCGCAACGTGGCTCGCGTCAAATTCAGCTTTTCCGCGATCTGCTCGCCGGTGATCGGCCCTTCACGGCGCACGATCTCCAAAATCTGCTGCTGTCTTGCTGACAATTCGATGGTCAACACCACCTTTGAAAAATGTAACACAGAAATGTGACATACTTTATGTTGATGTTAGCTATATAGTATATACTATATCATTGCCCCATTTTCTGCTAGACCTAAATTGCATGAAAATGCAGATTCCTGCTACACTGGCCATACGAAAACGCTCGTGTAGATCGGAGGCAGACACTGATGGAAATCGAAACGATTTATCAAACCTATAAGCCGCTTCTGTTCTCAGTCGCCTATCGCCAACCCGGAAGCTTTTCAAACGTTGCTGAAGCTGGAATGCCAGAAGACGCCCAATGCCGCTCTGCGGCAAGGGCGTCTTCCGTCTATCAATTCGGTTGTCCGGAGTTTGCATGCAAAAACCGCTGCAATTCGCCGCGGATAGCCTCCGCCGTGTCCAGTTCCAGCACTTGGGCGGCCAGTTGCTTGCACTCCGCCTGCCGTAACCGGGCGATCTGACGCTTGATCCTGCTGATCGAACCAGCATCCATGCTCCATTCATCCAACCCGAATCCCAGCAGTAGCGGAACCGCCAGCGGATCGCCCGCCATACCTCCACACATGCCGACCCATTTTTCCGCTTGGTGGGCGGCTGCAATCACCGATTGGATCAGCCGGAGCACGGCGGGGTGAAAAGGATCATACAAGTAGGCCACATGTTCATTCATCCGGTCAACCGCCAGCGTATACTGTACCAGATCATTCGTTCCGATGCTGAAAAAATCGACCTCCCGGGCAAACCGGTCGGCCAGCAGAGCGGCCGAGGGAACTTCGATCATGATGCCCACTTCCAGCGACCGGTCGTAGGCGATGCCCGCTTCCTCCAACTGTTGGCGAGCCTTTTCATAAATCGCCTTTGCCCGGTGCCACTCCTCCAGGCCGGAAATCATCGGAAACATGATTTTCAGTTTGCCATACGCGCTCGCCCGCAAAATCGCCCGGATTTGGGTCAACAGCAGCGTCTCGTTCCCAAGGCAAAGGCGGATCGCCCGGTAGCCGAGGAACGGATTCATCTCTTGCGGCAGCGAGAGGTATGGCAGCTGCTTGTCCCCTCCGATGTCGAGCGTGCGGATCACAACCGGGCGCTCGCCCATGGTCTCTGCCACTTGTTTGTATGCCCGGTACTGCTCCTCCTCGTCCGGCATCCGGTCGCTGTGCATAAACAGAAATTCCGTTCTGTATAGCCCGATCCCCTCTGCGCCTTGTTCCAGCGCGACCCGCGCCTCTTCCGGCGTACCGATGTTCGCAGCGATCTCGACCCGTATGCCATCCTGCGTGACGGCCGGGTTGCCCGCATCGCGTTTCAGTTGATCCTGCTGCTCCTGCTCCAGCCGCATTTTTTCCTGATACTGCGAGAGGGTCGCTGCATCCGGTTCGACGATGCAGACGCCGGACGCGCCGTCGATCACCAGCAGGCTGCCATTGCGAATCTTGTCCAACTGTTCACCGACCCCGACCACCGCCGGGATCCCCACCGAGCGGGATAAAATCGCCGTATGCGAGGTTTTCCCCCCTTTGCGGATGACAAACCCGAGAATATAGCGTTTGTCCAACTGGACCGTCTCGGAAGGCGTCAGGTCATCGGCCACAAGGATCACCGGTTCGCCGATGTCTGACAGGGAGGTCTGGTGGCCACCCTGCAGATTGGCCAGCAGGCGGTTGCCGACATCCTTCACGTCCACCGCTCGTTCGCGCAAATACTCAGACTCCATCGCCGCAAACAATCCGCTGATCCGTTCGACCACCTGGAGCACCGCCCGTTCGGCTGAGTAGCGCTCTGTGACGATCCATTTTTCGATCTCCGGATAAAACGCGGGATCGTCCAATATGCTTTGCTGTCCGGCCAAAATGACCGCCTTTTCCTCCCCCGCCATGCGCCTGGTGCGTTCGACCAGTTCGCCCAGTTGACGGATACTTGTCTCCTTGGCATGCCGCAGCCGTTCCAGCTCATTCTCAATCTCCGCTTCGGCGATCGATTGCCGCACCGCTTCCCGCCTCACGGTGGAGGGATCCAGGACGAACGCTTTCCCTACCCGGATCCCATCCGATACGCCGATTCCCTGCAATTTGGTTTCCGCCATTATTCTTCACCAAACTTGCTTTCCACCAATTGCGTCAAGGCTTCCAGCGCTTCCCGCTCGTCCGCCCCGTCCGCCTGAATCGTCATTTTCGCACCCTTGGCCAGTCCCAAGGTCATCAAGCCCAAGATGCTTTTGCCGTCCACTTTCACGCCTTTTTCGTTGATCACGTAAATCGTGGCGGCAAATCGCCCGGCTGTGTGCACAAACTGCTGGGCGGGGCGAACATGAAACCCCTCCGCATTCTCGATGGTCACTTCTCTTGTCAGCATACCGATTCCTCCTGCTTTTAAAGTGCCTCTAATGCTGCGATCACGTCGTTGGCAGATGCGGCTTCCGCCAACCGGTTGCGGAACGATTCATGCATCAGTTTGCGGGAAATGGCCGCCAGCACTTGCAGATGTTCATTGTCGGCATGCGCCTGCGGAACGGCGATCAAAAACACCATCGACACCGGTTTTCCATCAAGCGAATTCCAGTCGACCGGTTCGCTCAATTTGGCGAACGCAAGCCCTGGACGCGCCACCCCTTCCGACTTGCCGTGCGGAATCGCCACGCCAAATCCGACGCCGGTAGAGCCGGTTTGTTCACGTTTCATGACGGCTTCCACAAACGCGGCCGCATCTGTGACATAGCCAGCGTCCCGCATGGCGGCCGCCAATTTTTCGATACATTGCGGTTTGCTTTCTGCATCCAGCGGCAACAGGACCGTTTCCGGCCTGATCAAAGCAGTTAGATTCAAGTTGGTTTCCTCCCCACTGTGACATTTCTGGTTGCTTCTTTGTACATTACATTGGCTTGCTTCGCTTCAACGCATTCACCAGGAGCGCCGTGATAACCGTACCGATCACGATCGCCAGCGCATACAAGCCGAGCTTACCGACCGTATTCGGAATCAGCAGTACGAAAATACCGCCATGCGGAGCACGCAGCGTCGCGCCAAACAGCATCGACAACGCGCCTGTCACAGCAGAACCGACCATGATCGAAGGAATCACGCGGAACGGATCGGCCGCCGCGAACGGAATCGCTCCCTCTGTAATAAACGAAATCCCCAGCACTCCGGCCGCTTTTCCGGCTTCCCGCTCCTCAGGCGTGTATTTGCTGCGTCCGATCAGCGTCGCCAGCCACAGGCCCAACGGCGGTGTCATACCAGCTGCCATGACGGCCGCCATCGGCTCATATACATTGCTGCCCAGCAGACCGACGGCAAACGTATACGCCGCCTTGTTTACCGGACCTCCCATGTCGAACGCCATCATCGCCCCTAGCAGCAGGCCCAAAAAGACCGCATTGGTCGAACTGAGCCCCTTCAGCCAGTCGGTCAGTCCGGTCATAATCGCCGTCACTGGCTTCCCGATCACATACGTCATGAGAAGCCCGACCGCAAGCGTCGCCACAAACGGGATGATCAAAACCGGTTTCAAGCCTTCCAGATTTTTCGGCAGCTGAATCCTATCCCGCAGCCATTTTGCAATATACCCCGCCAAAAATCCGGCGATGATCCCGCCCAGGAAACCCGCGCCGATCTTGGAAGCCAGCATGCCCCCGACCAACCCGGGCGCCAGGCCAGGCTTGTCGGCGATCGAGAAAGCGATAAATCCAGCGAGAATCGGCACCATCAGGGCAAACGCCGCGCCTCCCCCGATGTCCATCAATATAGCCGCCAGTGTTCCTTTTTCCTTGAACGCCTCAATTCCGAATACAAACGAGATCGCGATGATCAGTCCACCCCCATCGCCCCGCGGGTTTCCACTTTCAGCTCGACGTTTTTTTCGCTCGCCGCCTGCTGCAGAGCTTCTGCAGCCATGTAGGTGTGGGCAATTCCTGTCGGACAAGCGGTAACAGCCAAAATTTTTTTCATTCTCTTTGCCCCTTTCGTTTTGTTTGCGTTGCAGGTCTTATAAGTGAACGACATGCACCCTTGCAATGCTGTTTTCGACTTCCTCCAGCGTGCACACCTGGGTGCCAAATTTGGAAGCAGTCACCGTTCCCGCTGCCGTCCCCCAAATCGCCGTTTCGCGCAACGATTTGCCGGTCAGCAACGAATACACGAGCGCCGCCACCATCGAATCGCCCGCTCCGACGGTGCTTTGCGGGGTAATCGAAAACGGGAACACGCGGTACGCCGCATCCGCGTCCATCACCAACGACCCGTCGCCGCCCATGGAAATCGCCACCAGCGAGACACCCTGCTGCAACAATTCCCGGCCGGCCGCCACGATCTCCGCTTCACTGTCCAATTTTCGCCCCATCCATTGCTGCAATTCGAACAAATTGGGTTTGACGGCGAACGGCTTCGCCAGGATCCCTTGCCGCAGCGGGGTGCCGTCCGCATCAAGGACAGTGCGGACCCCCCGTTCATTGGCCATCTCAATGTAGTCCCGGTAAATGTGATCCGGAGCCCCCGGCGGCAGGCTGCCGCCCACCACCAGCACCGCGGCGTGCTGCAACAAATCAGCCAACTTTTCGCGGAAACGGTGTAAATCATCGGCGTGTACCGTAAAACCGGGGTCGTTGATTTCGGTGGTGATGCGCGTTTGCTCATCGTAAATCTTCAGGTTGGTGCGGGTTTCGCCCGACACCTCCAAAAAATCGACGGAAATCCCCTGTTCCTCCAACTGTTTCACCAGCCACCTTCCCTGCGCGCCGGCCATCAGCCCGGTAGCCTTCACATCCACCCCGAACTGGTTCAATACCTTCGCTACATTGATGCCTTTGCCGCCCGGATCTTGGCGCATTTGCCGTACTCGGTTCAGGCCGCCGATCTGCAACCGCGGCAAAATCACCGTTTTGTCGAGTGCCGGGTTGAGAGTGACGGTGACGACAAATCGGTTCATCGGCTGTTCCTCCCTACGCATGTACAAGATGGACGTCCACCCCCAATCTCTCCAACTGGTCGACGACACCGGCGGGCACAGCATCATCAATGACAATCTTGTCGATTTCTTGCAAATCGGCCACTTTGGCAAACGCCACTTTCCCGATCTTGCTGTGATCCGTAAGCAAAATCACCGTTTTGGCCGCTTCAATCATCTTCCGTTTGACCGCCGCCTCCAACAGGTTCGGTGTGGTCAGTCCCTCCGCCGGATGCAAGGCGTTCGTCCCCACAAACGCTTTGTCCACCCGGATCCGGATAAGGGATTGCTCGGCGAACGGCCCCACCATCGCCAGGGTTTCCCGGCGCAGGCTGCCACCGGTGAGGATCACCTCGATACCTGCTGCATCCCGCAGTTCCTGCCCGATCATCAAGGAGTTGGTCACCACCGTCAGCCGGCTAAACGTTTTCAACTCTTTTGCCAGATGATAAGTGGTGGTACCCGAATCGAGCAGAATGGTGTCGCCCGCTTCAATCATCTCCGCCGCCCGCCGGGCGATCGCCTGCTTCTCCTTGAGAAACTGGTCCTCTTTTTCCCCATAAGTCGGCTCAAAATTGACGCTTTGCAGAGAAATAGCTCCACCGTGCGCCCGGCGCAGCAGTTTCGCCTCTTCCAGCTCTTTCAAATCCCGCCGGATGGTGGCCTCGGATACCTCAAACAGTTGGCTCAGCTCCTGCACGGAAGCCCGCGAATGCGCTTGCACATACTCGACGATTTTCGTTTTTCGCTCTTCTCCGTACATCTGCCCACAACCTCATCTGATTGTTTGCTTGCATAAATTTGATCGTTTATGATCGTTTGTGTTCATTTATGATTATAGTCGATATTTTTCTTCGATTCAACAAAAAAATCGGAAGGGCAGAGAATGGCCACAAGCAGCCTGCTGCAACCCACGCCCGGCAGCCGAAAAAAAAAAAAAAGAGGGCTGCGTTTCGACGCAACCCCCAGTCGATCACCCGAGGTGAAGGCGGGCCATCCGACAAATATTTTACTTCGCCTCGGCAGTTACCTTGTTTTGAACCCCGAGGCTGCGTGTTACGAGGCTTACGGCCAGCAGCACGGCCACATTGACAAGCATGGCCACGATTCCGACGTTCAGGTCCTGCACCGCCTGCGGCAGGGACGGAAATAATGTGCCGATTGTGGTGTTGCTCAGCGTAATATACGCTACGGTTGCCACACCCACCATGATTCCGGCGAACGCTCCCTGTTTGGTGACAAAGCGCCTTTTGAACAGGCTGAAGAGCAGCGCCGGGAACAACTGTGTCACCAGGCTGTAGCCCATCAGGAGCAGTGTGACGATCGCACTGCCGCCCTGCAGAGTAAAGTATACGGAAATCAGCGCCACGACCGGCACCAGATACTTGGCCAATTTTGCAACCTGTTGGTCGGATGCGGACGGAACAAGCACTTGATAGACGTTTTTTGCAAGCAGGGTGGAGGCGGCCATCAAAATCATCGAACCGGGCACGAGGGCGGTCAGCAAGCCGGCTGCCCCGATCAATCCGACCAGCCACGGGTCAAATGTATGTTTCGAGATTTTCAGCAATGCAAGGTCGGCGTTTGCTCCTTTCAGACCGGGAACCTGCAGGATCGCCGCAAAACCGACAAAAAACACAAACAGCAATACAAGTTGGTAGAGCGGCATGACGATCGCATTCTTGCGAAACACTTTTTCGTTTGTCGCCGAATAGACAGAGCCGAACGTGTGGGGCCACATATAGAAGCCAAGTGCTGTCAGGAGAACAGTCGAGACAAACCAGGAAACGCTTTGCCCTTTTTCCGGAAGCGTCAGAAATCCGGGCTTGGCGGCATCAATCGCTTGAAACATCGGCTGGATTCCGCCATAGTAATGAATCGGCAGATAGATGCCAAGAAACAATACGATTCCCAGAATCATGATGTCTTTGACAACGGCTGTCCAGGCGGACCCGTGAATGCCGGAGATCATCACGTAAGCCGTGACGGCAATCGCGCCAATCCAGATCGCGGCTGTCGGCGTGATGGAACCGTACGATGCCTCGGATACAATGATGCCCAACCCCTTCAATTGCAACACCAGGTAAGGCACCAGCGCCACGATGCCAACCAGCGAAACCAGAACCCCAAGCGACCGGCTTTTGTACTTGCTTGCGAAAAAATCCGATTGCGACATCAGTTTGTGCTCTTTCCCGTACTTCCAGATGGCAGGAAGCAACCAGTAGGAGATGATATACGCCAAGCAGCCATACGCGATTATATAGAAGGCCGGACCACCTTTTCCATACGCCCAGCCGCTTCCGCCAAGAAACGTGAAGGTTGTGTAAATTTCGCCGGCCATTAACAGAAACACAAACAGTGTACCAAACCCCCGGCCGCCGACAGCCCATTGTTCCAGGTTCATATCCTTGCCTTTTCGCGCACGAATCCCAAGGTACAAAGAAAGCAGCAGAAAACCGAAAATCAGAATCAATGCGCCATTCATCGAGTCTCACCTTCCTTGTTTGCCGGATCCAGTTTGAACACGATCGCCATGATGACAGATGTAAGAACCACCCACATGACGATCCAGAAAAGGAGAAACGGCATGCCAAGCACATAGGGAGCCGTTTGATTGACAAATGATACGCCACCCAGAATCGCGAGGAACGGAAGCAATGCCAGCACATGATAGATTTTCATCTTGGTTCACCTCCGGTTTCGATTACAACAACGATTTACGACAACAATTTGAACGTTGCGTTCACAAACATCTTGACTCCATTTTCCAGAGCATCCTCATCGATTGTAAAGCGGGGATGATGGTGTGGATACACGATGCCTTTTTCCCGATTGCCTGCCCCCGTATAGAAGTAGGTGCCGGGAGCTTTTTGCTGGAAAGCGGAAAAATCTTCTCCTCCCATGTTGGGGCGCATCATGTCAAGCGCCTCCTCGCCAAATACTTCACGAACGGTCTCTTCAATGACGCGAGTCACATCCTCATCGTTCACGACAGGCCGATACCCGAACTCATATTTGAACTGGTAGGAAGCCCCGTGAGCCTCCGTGATCCCTTTGACAATCCGCTCCATGAGACTCGGTACCGACTGCCTGATGCCGGCGTCAAAACTGCGGACCGTTCCACAGATTTCAACCGAACCCGGGATCACGTTATGTGTAGTGCCGCCAACAAATTTGGTGACGGAGACCACCAGATTGTCCAATGG
Proteins encoded in this region:
- a CDS encoding sodium:solute symporter family protein, with the translated sequence MNGALILIFGFLLLSLYLGIRARKGKDMNLEQWAVGGRGFGTLFVFLLMAGEIYTTFTFLGGSGWAYGKGGPAFYIIAYGCLAYIISYWLLPAIWKYGKEHKLMSQSDFFASKYKSRSLGVLVSLVGIVALVPYLVLQLKGLGIIVSEASYGSITPTAAIWIGAIAVTAYVMISGIHGSAWTAVVKDIMILGIVLFLGIYLPIHYYGGIQPMFQAIDAAKPGFLTLPEKGQSVSWFVSTVLLTALGFYMWPHTFGSVYSATNEKVFRKNAIVMPLYQLVLLFVFFVGFAAILQVPGLKGANADLALLKISKHTFDPWLVGLIGAAGLLTALVPGSMILMAASTLLAKNVYQVLVPSASDQQVAKLAKYLVPVVALISVYFTLQGGSAIVTLLLMGYSLVTQLFPALLFSLFKRRFVTKQGAFAGIMVGVATVAYITLSNTTIGTLFPSLPQAVQDLNVGIVAMLVNVAVLLAVSLVTRSLGVQNKVTAEAK
- a CDS encoding DeoR/GlpR family DNA-binding transcription regulator yields the protein MYGEERKTKIVEYVQAHSRASVQELSQLFEVSEATIRRDLKELEEAKLLRRAHGGAISLQSVNFEPTYGEKEDQFLKEKQAIARRAAEMIEAGDTILLDSGTTTYHLAKELKTFSRLTVVTNSLMIGQELRDAAGIEVILTGGSLRRETLAMVGPFAEQSLIRIRVDKAFVGTNALHPAEGLTTPNLLEAAVKRKMIEAAKTVILLTDHSKIGKVAFAKVADLQEIDKIVIDDAVPAGVVDQLERLGVDVHLVHA
- a CDS encoding DUF3311 domain-containing protein, with the translated sequence MKIYHVLALLPFLAILGGVSFVNQTAPYVLGMPFLLFWIVMWVVLTSVIMAIVFKLDPANKEGETR